One window of Chryseobacterium sp. 7 genomic DNA carries:
- a CDS encoding DUF6493 family protein, producing the protein MKERLYEILNEEKIHEIIPFLKELSIEERKTLVPSIKKMDREISKIVMTKNSYHTAGSVNQHSIIDIASFVCMDKKNFGKNYWSLFRNAEQTEQILEWGCPDWFSDFINESVEAEFTAFNYIDILEWTEKGYVQPNPELLGHHLSNYPADLDDHPETLNTHFWYLCEYPSKSLPFRKEWFPIVQKLIAEKKIERKRFLRECLLASNRNFNKNVTGWFMDAFTSLKPTEEELSDLQDDLLAGLASSQSKAVNTILSHLKKIVGTSGFKHDEFSHYLPNLLSSEVKTVVVSSLVLTEKIFQRKKMDPEMLGMALSSAFVSKDDGIQSKAAKIILKYIPVSENMVEALSHYSDNILTNIRPLLVKYIVDEQQELESIASEKLLLTGDENAVQVLQNFEDLMFYLPLAMDDPYSYHCDIALTGFVKFAGDVDAESVKLIEPVFLKACKTIAKWEVPYLNVLLCNAIINYGLNLMEKYPVQLKNLEKIYQKTKEEEAARESYSTYQKKLGPIEEVGADCPARQAFKEIAVYTLEKIKSGDKIPLLFPITHAPCWISPLILVDRLEGYQKNNVEPHHLDIQLALQRCALDDTSKAIVEVEKRLKGEYRELLLFFFGKNKKPEGSLTHPSWWMTAGITRSPETVFEEFNGFGYDNIPAEFFSGAYDWKTIDNKKNSYYPVELNIVIPTYHLERRKDPLFMEYFVAEQKELNEIPALLLCFPNTPANALAKVIKYCLFYSGIAEVFERSLVLNTANALYQIKKPLDEVGYLFLGTIFLDSDKTIRGTAAEIWLEHVSSQMMDNAWLGRVIGLHEKLEWAPVKRLTDLMQHHMLNVSKNHNIALEELISNMLLQMDTPVTNLKKILEIYHEVLALNHSTAHKEVIEKLNNWKENSSLKKICNLLLKK; encoded by the coding sequence ATGAAAGAAAGACTTTATGAGATCCTTAATGAGGAAAAAATACATGAGATTATCCCCTTTCTAAAAGAGCTTAGTATTGAAGAAAGGAAAACATTGGTGCCGTCTATCAAGAAAATGGATCGCGAGATCAGTAAAATAGTAATGACTAAAAACTCCTACCATACGGCAGGATCTGTGAATCAGCATTCCATTATAGATATTGCTTCGTTTGTCTGTATGGACAAGAAGAACTTCGGTAAAAACTACTGGAGCCTCTTCCGTAATGCCGAACAAACCGAGCAGATATTGGAATGGGGGTGCCCAGATTGGTTTTCAGATTTTATCAATGAATCTGTGGAAGCTGAATTTACTGCATTTAATTATATAGATATTTTGGAATGGACGGAAAAAGGTTACGTGCAGCCTAATCCTGAATTGCTTGGGCATCACCTGAGTAATTATCCTGCAGATCTGGATGATCATCCGGAAACTCTTAATACCCATTTTTGGTATCTTTGTGAATATCCCTCTAAATCTTTACCATTCCGTAAAGAATGGTTTCCCATCGTTCAAAAGCTTATTGCTGAAAAGAAAATTGAAAGAAAAAGATTCCTGAGAGAATGTCTTCTGGCTTCCAACAGGAACTTTAATAAAAACGTCACAGGCTGGTTTATGGATGCATTTACTTCATTAAAACCAACAGAAGAAGAACTGTCTGATCTGCAGGATGATTTGCTTGCAGGATTAGCTTCTTCACAGTCAAAAGCCGTGAATACCATATTATCACATTTGAAAAAAATAGTGGGAACTTCTGGTTTTAAGCATGATGAATTTTCACATTATCTTCCCAATCTGCTGAGCTCAGAGGTGAAAACAGTAGTGGTTTCCAGTTTAGTCCTTACGGAAAAAATATTTCAACGGAAGAAAATGGATCCTGAAATGCTGGGAATGGCTTTAAGTTCTGCCTTTGTAAGCAAAGACGACGGTATACAGTCGAAAGCCGCGAAGATCATTCTTAAATATATTCCGGTGTCAGAAAATATGGTAGAGGCACTTTCTCATTATTCAGATAATATACTGACGAATATACGCCCTCTTTTGGTAAAATATATTGTAGATGAACAACAGGAACTGGAATCTATAGCTTCGGAAAAACTGTTGCTTACTGGGGATGAAAATGCAGTGCAGGTGCTTCAGAATTTTGAGGATCTGATGTTCTATCTTCCTTTGGCAATGGATGATCCGTACAGTTATCATTGTGATATCGCTTTAACTGGATTTGTCAAATTTGCCGGAGATGTAGATGCTGAATCTGTGAAACTGATAGAACCTGTATTCTTGAAAGCCTGTAAAACCATTGCGAAATGGGAAGTTCCTTATCTGAATGTTTTACTGTGTAATGCTATCATCAATTATGGACTGAATTTGATGGAAAAATATCCTGTTCAGCTCAAAAATCTGGAAAAAATATATCAGAAAACTAAAGAGGAAGAAGCTGCCAGAGAATCTTATTCAACCTATCAAAAAAAATTAGGCCCAATAGAAGAGGTTGGAGCAGATTGTCCCGCGAGACAAGCATTTAAGGAAATTGCAGTCTATACTCTTGAAAAAATAAAATCTGGAGATAAAATTCCTCTGTTATTCCCAATCACCCATGCTCCATGCTGGATTTCTCCATTAATTTTGGTGGATAGATTGGAGGGTTATCAAAAGAATAATGTGGAGCCTCACCATCTGGATATTCAGCTGGCGTTGCAGCGTTGTGCACTGGATGATACCTCAAAAGCCATTGTAGAAGTTGAGAAAAGATTAAAAGGCGAATACAGGGAACTACTGCTTTTTTTCTTTGGTAAAAATAAAAAACCAGAAGGAAGCTTGACACATCCTTCATGGTGGATGACGGCCGGAATTACCCGCTCGCCGGAAACTGTTTTTGAGGAGTTCAACGGCTTTGGATATGATAACATTCCTGCGGAATTCTTTTCTGGAGCTTATGACTGGAAAACCATTGACAATAAGAAAAACTCATATTATCCGGTAGAGCTCAATATTGTTATTCCAACTTATCATCTTGAAAGGAGAAAAGATCCTTTGTTCATGGAATATTTTGTTGCCGAACAAAAGGAACTGAACGAAATACCAGCACTCTTACTATGCTTTCCTAATACCCCGGCAAATGCATTGGCGAAGGTGATCAAGTACTGTCTTTTCTATTCCGGAATTGCAGAGGTTTTCGAAAGAAGCCTCGTTTTGAACACAGCCAATGCACTTTATCAGATCAAAAAGCCATTGGATGAAGTGGGTTATCTGTTTTTAGGAACTATTTTTCTGGACAGTGATAAGACCATCCGGGGAACAGCAGCTGAAATCTGGCTTGAACATGTTTCCAGCCAGATGATGGATAATGCATGGTTGGGAAGAGTAATTGGCTTGCACGAAAAGCTGGAATGGGCACCGGTTAAAAGATTAACAGATCTTATGCAGCATCATATGCTGAATGTAAGTAAAAATCATAATATTGCTTTAGAGGAATTGATTTCCAATATGCTGCTTCAAATGGATACACCAGTGACCAATCTGAAAAAGATTCTGGAAATCTACCATGAAGTATTGGCTTTGAACCATTCAACAGCTCATAAAGAAGTCATCGAAAAATTAAACAACTGGAAAGAAAACTCGAGTCTGAAAAAAATCTGCAATCTTCTTCTGAAAAAATAA
- a CDS encoding transposase → MLYKEIHIGKFIKERVDENEITTERICKFLGKDEGAVEMMYGSKSMDTDLLLRWSKLLEYDFFRLYSSHMILYAPPSAINKNQQKSEKTPYFRKNIYTQEIKDFIMKRILSGEMTQSEVIKEYSIPKSTLHRWLQKSDNVNG, encoded by the coding sequence ATGTTATATAAAGAAATCCATATTGGGAAATTTATTAAGGAGAGAGTAGATGAAAATGAAATAACAACAGAGAGAATATGCAAATTTTTAGGTAAAGATGAAGGAGCTGTCGAAATGATGTATGGCAGCAAATCTATGGATACAGATCTTCTTCTAAGATGGAGCAAATTATTGGAATACGATTTTTTCAGACTCTACAGTTCGCACATGATTTTATATGCTCCGCCTTCTGCCATCAACAAAAACCAGCAAAAGTCTGAAAAGACGCCCTATTTCAGAAAAAACATTTACACTCAGGAAATCAAAGACTTTATCATGAAAAGAATTCTTTCCGGTGAAATGACCCAAAGCGAAGTTATTAAAGAATATTCCATCCCAAAAAGTACACTCCACAGATGGCTTCAAAAGAGTGATAATGTAAACGGATAA
- a CDS encoding TROVE domain-containing protein — protein sequence MKFNFLKRENKKVVLNYEGAKAFKMTPAEELYSAVVTTGLSDANYEKGADRLERIQSLIKKNDPEFVAKLAVYARKDMYLRSIPLVLTTELAKHISGTDLVSKTVDGVVQRADEITELLAYYQLANKRTDTKKLNKLSKQIQKGLVKSFNKFDEYQFAKYNRKADVTLKDALFLVHPKAKDENQQAVFNKIANNTLEAPYTWEVELSVLGQTKFADDTARKLAFKNKWEELIFSNKLGYMATMRNLRNILEAKVSSDAMNKVCAYLSDERAVSNSKQLPFRFLAAYRELKNIDSPYLSSVLEALENAVVVSARNIKGFGFDTSVVIAADVSGSMQKAVSAKSKILLYDIGLLMSMILKSQCKNVVTGIFGDRWLRVPMPKNGILRNVDAFYKREGEVGYSTNGYLVIEDLIKRREKVDKVMLFTDTQMWDSRGNRNSFEDTWKKYKAIAPHAKLYIFDLAGYGTQQLDIRKDDVHLIAGWSDKIFDVLNALEDKKSAVKMIQEVVL from the coding sequence ATGAAATTTAATTTTTTAAAAAGAGAAAATAAAAAAGTAGTTCTAAACTATGAAGGTGCAAAAGCATTTAAAATGACACCTGCAGAAGAATTGTATAGTGCTGTTGTTACAACAGGACTGTCAGATGCCAACTATGAAAAAGGAGCTGACAGATTGGAAAGAATCCAGTCTCTGATCAAAAAAAATGATCCTGAGTTTGTAGCAAAACTCGCTGTATATGCAAGGAAAGATATGTACCTAAGATCCATTCCATTGGTTTTGACAACTGAACTGGCAAAGCATATCTCAGGTACAGACCTTGTAAGCAAAACTGTTGATGGAGTGGTGCAAAGAGCAGATGAAATTACAGAATTGCTGGCATACTACCAACTTGCGAACAAAAGAACAGATACCAAGAAGCTGAACAAACTGTCAAAGCAGATTCAGAAAGGTCTGGTGAAATCATTCAACAAATTTGATGAATACCAGTTTGCAAAATACAACAGAAAAGCAGACGTAACCTTAAAAGACGCATTATTTCTGGTTCACCCGAAAGCTAAAGATGAAAATCAGCAGGCAGTTTTCAATAAAATTGCTAACAATACACTGGAAGCTCCTTATACATGGGAAGTGGAACTTTCCGTTTTGGGTCAGACAAAATTTGCAGATGATACAGCAAGAAAACTGGCCTTCAAAAATAAATGGGAAGAATTAATCTTCAGCAACAAACTGGGTTACATGGCAACTATGAGAAACCTGAGAAATATTCTGGAAGCGAAGGTTTCATCTGATGCAATGAATAAAGTATGTGCCTATCTTTCTGATGAAAGAGCCGTATCCAATTCAAAACAGCTTCCATTCAGATTTCTGGCGGCTTACAGAGAATTAAAAAACATAGATTCTCCTTATCTGTCTTCAGTATTGGAAGCATTGGAAAATGCTGTTGTGGTGAGTGCCAGAAACATTAAAGGTTTTGGTTTTGACACATCAGTGGTGATCGCTGCGGATGTATCAGGTTCTATGCAGAAAGCAGTTTCTGCTAAAAGTAAAATTTTACTCTATGATATTGGTCTGCTGATGTCTATGATCCTGAAGTCACAATGTAAAAATGTGGTAACAGGTATCTTCGGCGACCGCTGGTTAAGGGTTCCAATGCCGAAAAATGGTATTTTAAGGAATGTAGATGCATTTTACAAACGTGAAGGTGAAGTAGGATATTCTACCAATGGTTATCTGGTCATCGAAGATCTCATCAAAAGAAGAGAAAAGGTAGATAAAGTAATGCTTTTCACGGATACCCAAATGTGGGATAGCAGAGGAAACAGAAACTCCTTTGAAGATACTTGGAAGAAGTACAAAGCCATTGCTCCTCATGCGAAGCTGTATATTTTTGACCTGGCAGGTTATGGTACACAGCAGCTTGATATCAGAAAAGATGATGTACACCTTATTGCAGGTTGGTCAGACAAAATTTTCGATGTACTGAATGCGTTGGAAGACAAAAAATCTGCAGTGAAAATGATTCAAGAAGTAGTGCTGTAA
- a CDS encoding DUF6584 family protein — translation MGNLFYRIEQDLKKGRKKKACDRLRNMINQFPNDLSLRKKLGHIYFEAGFLDEAGKFWILSTPENNEMENAVEIYRNSLSNSGSAILKDIVFRGNKNLLDEYALNVITELEKDSFMATKHIPVFKTKTREKGSYSENKTGFLSKIGICLIIGFIISLPLLGIFKLFEMISSLFS, via the coding sequence ATGGGGAATTTATTTTATAGAATTGAACAGGATCTCAAAAAAGGAAGAAAGAAAAAGGCATGTGACAGATTAAGAAATATGATCAATCAGTTTCCTAATGATCTTTCCTTAAGAAAAAAATTGGGGCATATTTATTTTGAAGCGGGGTTTCTTGATGAAGCAGGTAAATTCTGGATTCTTTCTACACCGGAGAATAATGAAATGGAAAATGCAGTAGAAATTTACAGAAACTCTTTAAGCAATTCAGGAAGTGCCATTTTAAAAGATATTGTTTTCAGAGGAAATAAAAACCTGCTTGATGAATATGCATTGAATGTAATCACTGAACTTGAAAAGGATAGTTTCATGGCTACAAAACATATTCCTGTTTTTAAAACCAAAACAAGAGAAAAAGGGAGCTACTCAGAAAACAAAACAGGTTTTTTAAGCAAAATAGGAATTTGTTTAATCATAGGATTTATTATATCACTTCCCCTGTTAGGTATTTTTAAACTTTTTGAAATGATTTCATCATTATTTTCTTAA
- a CDS encoding helix-turn-helix domain-containing protein has protein sequence MRPNYKKIYLDMLRMEYPEKLKDPKIKELLEKLHTSEDVLKFNEKLFKQSRENQKLKTYDKQTMLKLLQYQKKHGHSTSYMSRKYKISRTTLSKWKVMFEEELGNTMKNAGQ, from the coding sequence ATGCGCCCCAATTACAAGAAAATATACCTGGATATGCTCAGGATGGAATATCCGGAAAAGCTGAAGGATCCGAAAATCAAAGAACTCCTTGAAAAGCTTCATACCAGTGAGGATGTGCTTAAGTTCAATGAAAAACTGTTCAAACAATCCAGAGAAAATCAAAAACTCAAAACCTATGACAAACAGACTATGCTAAAATTACTGCAGTATCAGAAAAAGCATGGTCATTCCACAAGTTATATGTCCAGAAAATATAAGATAAGCCGAACTACTCTTTCAAAATGGAAAGTGATGTTTGAAGAAGAACTTGGAAATACAATGAAAAATGCCGGTCAATAA
- a CDS encoding SWIM zinc finger family protein — translation MEDTLIYNYSGASSLLKKGALEELFLAQYSEIHKNTDIPCFFWGNVGQPFILARCLITLSNIVRSSFSLSPFQMTLLKDPIVTAGNERLRFEGFSHCGGVYARIDVTPDGLDGEFLENGTTNVDFNQPMINALGSIRPNEKIMLSIGEKEVGLYKEEEKIIERKVPLPVKWIKGLGTVQVYLSESEKRHTFNKIQTQQLFRAMPKGVIKTDYYLIVRGNKPIFSPVKSVDSVCIGGLHRLRLLEPLLPYIDSMQVFPHINMQSTTWQLNMGNIRFSFSLSRESWRGFSGEGAILDNLISEVSDDWIDALDKYAYVNQSFNPSKLVLEENVSFENTKNITGRLAAMGLLGYDLDDREFFYRRLPFKLSRIIGLNPRIKNAEKLIEDGKVEILNNSKKRTEARVEGSGVHHTIIIEEERERCTCEWFSKYQGERGPCKHVLAVKKLVNI, via the coding sequence ATGGAAGATACGCTTATTTACAATTATTCAGGAGCATCGTCTCTACTGAAGAAGGGGGCTCTTGAAGAATTATTTCTTGCCCAATATAGTGAGATACATAAAAATACCGATATCCCTTGTTTTTTCTGGGGAAATGTGGGGCAGCCTTTTATTTTGGCGCGATGTCTGATCACGCTTTCCAATATTGTGAGATCCAGCTTTAGCCTGTCGCCATTTCAGATGACACTTCTTAAAGATCCGATCGTAACGGCAGGAAATGAAAGATTAAGGTTTGAAGGGTTTTCTCACTGCGGCGGAGTTTATGCAAGAATAGATGTGACGCCTGATGGGCTGGATGGAGAATTTCTGGAAAACGGAACTACGAACGTAGATTTTAATCAACCTATGATCAACGCACTGGGAAGCATTCGTCCGAATGAAAAAATTATGCTTTCTATAGGTGAAAAAGAAGTAGGACTCTACAAAGAAGAAGAAAAAATAATAGAAAGAAAAGTTCCTTTACCTGTAAAATGGATCAAAGGTTTGGGAACAGTTCAGGTATACTTATCAGAGTCAGAAAAACGCCATACATTCAATAAAATCCAGACACAGCAATTGTTTCGCGCAATGCCGAAAGGAGTGATAAAGACAGATTATTATTTAATTGTCAGAGGAAATAAACCCATTTTTTCTCCCGTAAAATCTGTAGATTCTGTTTGTATAGGAGGGCTTCACAGGCTTAGGCTTTTAGAACCGCTTCTTCCTTATATTGATAGTATGCAGGTTTTCCCCCATATAAATATGCAGTCTACCACATGGCAGCTCAATATGGGAAATATCAGATTCAGTTTTTCTCTGTCAAGAGAATCCTGGAGAGGCTTTTCCGGAGAAGGAGCAATTTTGGACAACCTGATTTCAGAGGTTTCAGATGACTGGATTGATGCTTTGGATAAATATGCTTACGTCAATCAGTCTTTCAACCCTTCGAAACTTGTATTGGAAGAAAATGTAAGCTTTGAGAACACTAAAAATATTACTGGAAGGCTCGCTGCAATGGGTTTGCTGGGTTACGATCTTGATGACAGAGAATTTTTCTACCGCAGACTTCCTTTTAAATTAAGCCGTATTATCGGACTTAACCCCCGCATAAAGAATGCTGAAAAACTTATAGAGGACGGAAAAGTAGAAATTTTAAATAACAGTAAAAAAAGAACAGAAGCCAGAGTTGAAGGATCCGGCGTTCACCACACAATAATCATTGAAGAAGAAAGAGAACGCTGTACCTGTGAATGGTTCAGTAAATATCAGGGAGAAAGAGGTCCCTGCAAACATGTATTGGCAGTAAAAAAACTGGTAAATATTTAA
- a CDS encoding VOC family protein — translation MIKGIYETHVQVSDLENAIQFYTEVLGLKLAHRDETRPIAFLWVGEGKEFMLGLWEQKENLQTRHFAFTSSKEDILNYSVEFLEKKNLQPYNFLKNGSIEPMVFAWMPALAIYFNDPDGNQLEFISILDGEGRPELGVLSYEEWMKQTGN, via the coding sequence ATGATTAAAGGAATATATGAGACTCATGTTCAGGTGAGCGATCTGGAAAATGCAATACAATTTTATACGGAAGTATTAGGGCTTAAATTGGCTCACAGAGATGAAACCAGACCTATTGCCTTTTTATGGGTTGGGGAAGGGAAAGAATTTATGTTAGGATTGTGGGAACAGAAAGAGAATCTTCAGACCAGACATTTTGCTTTTACCAGCAGTAAAGAGGATATTTTGAATTATTCTGTGGAATTTCTGGAGAAAAAAAATTTACAACCCTACAATTTTCTCAAAAACGGAAGCATTGAGCCCATGGTATTTGCGTGGATGCCCGCACTGGCTATTTATTTTAATGACCCTGATGGAAACCAGCTTGAGTTTATTTCTATTTTGGATGGTGAGGGCAGACCGGAACTGGGAGTACTTAGCTATGAAGAATGGATGAAACAAACAGGAAACTGA
- a CDS encoding SulP family inorganic anion transporter: MKNTISLFDFSKKINYKNELLAGFTVAMTMIPESLSFAILAGLSPLTGLYAAFMMGLVTAVLGGRPGMVSGGAGATIVVLIALIQSHGVEYLFATVVLAGILQMTVGIFKLGKFVRLIPQPVMYGFLNGLAIIIFMAQIEQFKITDSNGVVSWLQGMPLYIMAGLTALTIALVYFFPKITKVVPASLVAIIIVFAVVFGFNIPTKTVADIAHISGNLPSFHIPQIPFSLETLQIIFPYALIMAGVGLIESLLTLSMVDEITNTKGNTNKESVAQGLANITNGFFGGMGGCAMVAQTLVNLNAGSRARLSGIIASLLILIIILCGAPVIEKIPMAALVGVMMMVAISTFQWVSIRIVNKMPKSDIFVGVTVALITVILHNLALAVLIGVIISALVFAWDNAKRIRARKYVDENGVKHYEIYGPLFFGSATAFTDKFDPMNDPKQVVVDFKESRIVDMSAIDALDKLSKRYKQQNKTLHLRHLSEDCRKILKNAEAIVEIDIQEDPTYKVMPEK; the protein is encoded by the coding sequence ATGAAAAATACTATAAGCTTATTCGACTTTTCGAAGAAAATAAACTACAAGAATGAATTGCTTGCAGGTTTTACCGTAGCCATGACGATGATTCCTGAATCACTTTCATTTGCTATCCTTGCAGGTTTATCTCCGCTTACAGGGCTTTATGCTGCTTTTATGATGGGACTCGTGACGGCAGTTTTAGGCGGACGTCCTGGAATGGTTTCCGGTGGAGCAGGAGCAACTATTGTTGTCTTGATCGCTCTGATACAATCTCATGGAGTAGAGTATCTTTTTGCCACCGTAGTGCTTGCAGGAATACTTCAAATGACTGTTGGAATTTTTAAGCTGGGGAAATTTGTAAGACTGATTCCACAGCCTGTTATGTATGGATTCCTGAACGGTTTGGCCATTATTATTTTTATGGCGCAGATAGAGCAGTTCAAAATTACAGACAGTAATGGAGTGGTAAGCTGGCTGCAAGGGATGCCTTTGTATATCATGGCAGGTTTAACTGCCCTCACCATTGCCCTCGTCTATTTTTTTCCAAAAATTACGAAAGTTGTTCCAGCCTCTCTGGTGGCTATTATCATCGTATTTGCTGTTGTTTTTGGATTTAATATTCCAACAAAAACAGTAGCAGATATTGCCCATATCAGCGGAAATCTTCCGAGTTTTCATATTCCGCAGATCCCTTTTTCCCTGGAAACGTTGCAGATCATTTTTCCTTATGCCCTGATCATGGCCGGAGTAGGTCTTATTGAATCTCTTCTGACGTTATCAATGGTGGATGAAATTACCAATACCAAAGGAAATACAAATAAAGAATCCGTAGCCCAGGGATTGGCTAATATTACCAATGGCTTCTTTGGCGGAATGGGTGGCTGTGCGATGGTAGCGCAGACATTGGTGAACCTGAACGCGGGTTCCAGAGCAAGATTATCCGGAATAATAGCATCACTGTTGATTCTCATCATTATTTTATGTGGAGCACCTGTGATAGAAAAAATTCCTATGGCGGCTCTGGTAGGAGTGATGATGATGGTTGCTATCAGTACTTTCCAGTGGGTATCGATCAGGATTGTGAATAAAATGCCGAAATCGGATATTTTTGTAGGGGTTACCGTAGCTTTGATTACAGTAATTTTACATAATCTGGCATTAGCAGTTTTGATTGGTGTTATCATTTCAGCATTGGTTTTTGCATGGGATAATGCTAAAAGAATCAGAGCAAGAAAATATGTGGATGAAAATGGAGTAAAGCATTACGAAATATATGGACCGCTGTTTTTTGGTTCAGCTACAGCATTTACAGATAAATTTGATCCAATGAATGATCCTAAGCAGGTTGTTGTGGATTTTAAAGAAAGCCGTATTGTAGATATGAGTGCAATAGATGCCTTAGACAAATTATCCAAACGTTATAAACAACAGAATAAAACTTTGCATTTACGTCATCTTAGCGAAGACTGCCGGAAAATACTTAAAAATGCAGAAGCTATAGTGGAAATTGATATTCAGGAAGACCCAACATATAAGGTGATGCCGGAAAAATAA